The Thermothielavioides terrestris NRRL 8126 chromosome 2, complete sequence genome includes a region encoding these proteins:
- a CDS encoding 60S ribosomal protein L35 has translation MSSGKVKTGQLWSKSKDELIKQLGELKTELSQLRIQKIVSSGTKLTKIHDLRKSIARVLTVINAKQRAQLRLFYKGKKYLPLDLRPKQTRAIRRRLSPEDASRVLEKTKKRQTHFPQRKFAVKAA, from the exons ATG TCTTCCGGCAAGGTCAAGACGGGCCAATTATGGTCCAAGAGCAAGGACGAGCTCATCAAGCAACTTGGCGAGCTGAAGACGGAGCTGAGCCAGCTGCGCATTCAGAAAATCGTCTCCTCGGGCACCAAGCTCACCAAGAT CCACGATCTTCGCAAGTCGATCGCCCGCGTTCTCACGGTCATCAACGCCAAGCAACGGGCGCAGCTCCGCCTGTTCTACAAGGGCAAGAAGTACCTGCCGCTTGACCTCCGGCCCAAGCAGACTCGcgccatccgccgccgcctgtcCCCCGAGGACGCCTCGAGAGTTCTGGAGAAGACCAAGAAGCGCCAAACGCACTTCCCTCAGCGGAAGTTCGCTGTCAAG GCTGCGTAG
- a CDS encoding 60S ribosomal protein L6: MSSTAAATTKTFGKSTRTVPHPSEKAQKWYPVEDEAKPRQVRKAVRPWVPRKSLQPGTVLILLAGRFRGKRVVLLKVLDQGVLLVTGPFKINGVPLRRVNSRYVIATSLKVDLTGIDEAKLEEISRPKYFTAEKAKEKASEEAFFKQGEKPQKKEVSSSRAADQKAIDKALIANIKKVDMLASYLAASFSLRKGDKPHLMKW, translated from the exons ATGTCGTCGACGGCAGCTGCTACGACAAAGACCTTTGGCAAGTCGACTCGGACGGTCCCTCACCCGTCCGAGAAGGCTCAGAAATGGTACCCTGTTGAGGACGAGGCCAAGCCTCGCCAG GTCCGCAAGGCCGTCCGTCCCTGGGTCCCTCGCAAGTCCCTCCAGCCCGGTACCGTTTTGATCCTGCTCGCTGGTCGGTTCCGCGGCAAGCGCGTCGTTCTCCTCAAGGTCCTCGACCAGGGTGTCCTGCTCGTTACTGGCCCTTTCAAGATCAACGGTGTTCCCCTCCGCCGCGTCAACTCCAGATATGTGATCGCCACATCCCTGAAGGTCGACCTGACCGGCATCGACGAGGCCAAGCTCGAGGAGATCTCGCGGCCCAAGTACTTCACAGCGGAAAaggcgaaggagaaggccaGCGAGGAGGCCTTTTTCAAGCAGGGGGAGAAGCCCCAG AAGAAGGAGGTGTCGAGCAGCCGGGCGGCGGATCAGAAGGCCATCGACAAGGCCCTCATTGCCAACATCAAGAAGGTGGACATGCTCGCGAGCTACCTTGCCGCCTCGTTCAGCCTCCGCAAGGGCGACAAGCCCCACCTGATGAAGTGGTAG
- a CDS encoding glycosyltransferase family 66 protein (CAZy_ID 269933), producing the protein MSADLLQVLASAGKGKGTRSLLRVIILALIAGAAVSSRLFSVIRFESIIHEFDPWFNFRATKYLVANGFYKFWDWFDDRTWHPLGRVTGGTLYPGLMVTSGVIYHALRALTIPVDIRNICVLLAPGFSGLTAIAAYLLTNEMTPSSSAGLLAALFVGIAPGYISRSVAGSYDNEAIAIFLLVFTFYLWIKALKQGSMLWGALCALFYGYMVASWGGYAFITCLLPLHAFVLICMGRYSTRLYVAYTTWYALGTLASMQIPFVGFLPVKTSEHMPALGIFGFLQLLAFLDYVRSAIPSRQFQTFLWLFAGATFGLGLLGLVIATSAGFIAPWSGRFYSLWDTGYAKIHIPIIASVSEHQPTAWPAFFFDLNMLIWLFPVGVYLCFQELADEHVFIVVYALFGSYFAGVMVRLMLTLTPVVCVAAAIAVSTLLDAYLNAKSPNPEEVQALESSEGKRAVKSGLRSTSKPVVGVYGLWGKGMVVGAMVVYLLVFVLHCTWVTSNAYSSPSVVLASRLPDGSQHIIDDYREAYQWLRQNTREDAKIMSWWDYGYQIGGMADRPTLVDNNTWNNTHIATVGKAMSSREEVSYPIMRQHEVDYVLVVFGGLLGYSGDDINKFLWMVRIAEGIWPDEVSERAFFTPRGEYRVDAEATETMKNSLMYKMSYYNYNNLFPPGQAVDRMRGARLPEVGPTLNTLEEAFTSENWIIRIYKVKDLDNLGRDHASAAAFDRGHKKKKATKKRGPRLLRVE; encoded by the exons ATGTCGGCCGATCTGCTCCAGGTCCTCGCCAGcgcggggaaggggaagggcaCTCGCAGTTTGCTGCGGGTGATCATCCTCGCGCTCATCGCTGGCGCCGCAGTCTCCAGCCGACTCTTCTCCGTTATCC GATTTGAGAGCATTATCCATGAAT TCGATCCCTGGTTCAACTTCCGTGCGACCAAGTACCTCGTTGCGAACGGCTTCTACAAGTTCTGGGACTGGTTCGATGACCGGACATGGCATCCCCTGGGCCGTGTGACGGGTGGCACCCTCTACCCCGGCCTGATGGTGACGAGCGGCGTCATCTACCACGCCCTCCGCGCCCTGACGATTCCCGTGGATATCCGGAATATCTGCGTTCTCCTTGCGCCGGGCTTCTCGGGCCTCACTGCCATCGCCGCCTACCTCCTCACCAATGAGATGACCCCATCCTCCTCGGCTGGGCTCCTGGCTGCTCTGTTCGTGGGCATTGCCCCCGGCTACATCTCCCGGTCGGTTGCTGGCAGCTACGATAACGAGGCAATTGCTATCTTCTTGCTCGTCTTCACCTTCTACCTCTGGATCAAGGCGCTGAAGCAGGGGTCCATGTTGTGGGGGGCGCTCTGCGCGCTGTTCTACGGCTACATGGTTGCCTCGTGGGGAGGCTACGCCTTCATTACCTGTCTCCTTCCGCTGCACGCCTTCGTCCTGATCTGCATGGGCCGCTACAGCACCCGCCTGTACGTCGCCTACACGACGTGGTACGCCCTCGGCACCCTCGCCAGCATGCAGATTCCTTTCGTTGGCTTTCTGCCTGTCAAGACGAGCGAGCACATGCCCGCCTTGG GCATCTTTGGCttcctgcagctgctcgcgTTCCTCGACTACGTCCGTTCTGCAATCCCTAGCCGCCAGTTCCAGACCTTTCTGTGGCTGTTTGCCGGCGCCACCTTCGGGCTGGGTTTGCTTGGCCTCGTCATCGCTACCAGCGCAGGCTTCATTGCCCCGTGGAGCGGCCGTTTCTACTCTCTCTGGGACACGGGCTACGCCAAGATCCATATCCCCATCATTGCCTCGGTGTCGGAACACCAACCGACTGCGTGgccggccttcttcttcgaCCTGAACATGCTGATCTGGCTGTTCCCCGTCGGCGTCTACCTCTGCTTCCAGGAATTAGCCGACGAGCATGTCTTCATCGTCGTCTACGCCTTGTTTGGAAGCTACTTCGCAGGCGTCATGGTCCGTCTGATGCTCACGCTGACTCCGGTGGTCTGtgtggccgccgccatcgccgtgTCGACGCTGCTCGACGCTTACCTCAACGCCAAATCGCCCAATCCCGAGGAGGTCCAGGCTCTTGAGAGCTCCGAGGGGAAGCGGGCGGTCAAGTCGGGCCTCAGGTCGACGAGCAAGCCAGTGGTTGGCGTGTACGGGCTCTGGGGCAAGGGCATGGTGGTTGGCGCCATGGTGGTCTACCTTTTGGTTTTCGTTCTTCACTGCACATGGGTGACGTCGAACGCCTACTCGTCTCCGTCGGTCGTCTTGGCGAGCAGATTACCCGACGGCAGCCAGCACATCATCGACGACTACCGCGAGGCCTACCAATGGCTGCGCCAGAATACGCGAGAGGATGCCAAGATTATGTCGTGGTGGGACTACGGCTACCAGATCGGTGGCATGGCGGACCGGCCGACCCTTGTGGACAACAACACCTGGAACAACACGCATATTGCGACCGTGGGCAAAGCCATGAGCTCGCGCGAGGAGGTCAGCTACCCGATCATGCGCCAGCACGAGGTCGACTATGTTCTCGTTGTTTTCGGCGGCCTCCTGGGCTACTCGGGCGATGACATCAACAAGTTCTTGTGGATGGTGCGCATCGCCGAGGGCATCTGGCCTGACGAGGTCAGCGAGCGGGCGTTCTTCACCCCTCGGGGCGAGTACCGCGtggacgccgaggccaccGAGACCATGAAGAACAGTCTGAT GTACAAGATGTCTTACTACAACTACAACAACCTCTTCCCTCCGGGACAGGCGGTGGACCGTATGAGGGGCGCCCGTCTCCCCGAAGTTGGACCGACACTCAACACATTGGAGGAGGCGTTCACGAGCGAGAACTGGATCATCCGCATCTACAAGGTCAAGGACCTGGACAACCTGGGACGGGACCAtgcctcggcggcagcattTGATCGCGGccacaagaagaagaaggctaCGAAGAAGAGAGGCCCCCGGCTGCTTCGGGTGGAGTAA